In Apis cerana isolate GH-2021 linkage group LG6, AcerK_1.0, whole genome shotgun sequence, the following are encoded in one genomic region:
- the LOC107999732 gene encoding uncharacterized protein LOC107999732 isoform X1, with the protein MREAVILTTCLLGIVFAGSPRLPRTSADERNTRNVSNNGGNITGNTIPVPSRNSQRNREQYLFNVFEVIVSTLESKLQRIENLDKAVEHLMRRVEALDSRVNDNIDKTDAVITKLRTLDLKLFNSHTIEFPSTESAFSARTIDDKNDSEIRSGSKLQSIHQKRENPSSETLGEKLLSLDQKVSDIDNKLIDLKHQLDNNFLQNDDINAEASEKKPISMSVIEITKAMSNEIINHITIEIENLRQATNNMDRKLQFHVNLVSDRLGTIYNMMTDVHDAILVRGTTNTRSPFNITTTTTTEQPPKQSKIDRLVEQMYPMLTVSEKMDEVWNIVVGTKSSVDDLLPKSDELLTQTQRQERAINEIHTDLRLKTNKIIENLEGVENRLRKQEDDVANFAQRPIPAELLLDPTIDRLVEYDSNRYVGLTDDVPGETTVPPVNPTTIVSSVSMSISSSTSSNTVSLNNFNNSTNVTGFANFFNSTASPGISSPSSSQRSSSKNRGVIFPSVKNKPSPANSTFNTDGFLSYKDVKGYSCVDLLNAGMRDSGVYYLQIRGTTYWFLKVYCEQDIAEGGWTVIQRRDDFGEPRENFNRDWADYKNGFGDPAREFWLGNENIYMLTNNEDYMLRVELEDFEGNKRYAQYSHFKIYSEAEYYKLEIDGYDGNAGDSLNDPWYGSNNSPFSTYNRDNDRSSLNCASMLKGGWWWKSCGRGLNGLYLNDPQDLTARQGIVWFRWRGWDYTLKRATMMIKPKGPTTITI; encoded by the exons ATGAGAGAAGCCGTAATACTTACCACATGTCTACTGGGTATCGTGTTCGCTGGAAGTCCTAGACTACCCAGGACCTCTGCTGATGAACGTAATACCCGCAATGTTAGTAACAATGGAGGCAACATCACTGGAAACACGATACCGGTACCTAGCCGCAATTCTCAACGAAATAG AGAGCAATACCTCTTCAATGTTTTCGAAGTAATAGTTTCGACATTGGAATCGAAATTACAACGAATCGAAAACTTGGATAAGGCGGTAGAACATTTGATGAGAAGAGTGGAAGCTTTGGATTCACGTGTCAatgataatatcgataaaactgATGCGGTTATTACGAAGTTAAGAACATTAGATCTAAAGCTTTTCAATTCTCATACAATTGAATTTCCTTCGACTGAATCTGCATTTTCGGCAAGAACGATCGATGATAAAAACGACAGTGAAATTAGAAGtg GCTCGAAATTGCAATCGATTCATCAAAAACGAGAAAATCCATCGTCGGAAACACTtggcgaaaaattattatcgctCGATCAAAAGGTATCGGacatagataataaattgatcgatttgAAACACCAattggataataattttttacaaaatgacGACATAAATGCTGAAGCCAGTGAAAAGAAGCCGATTAGCATGAGTGTAATCGAGATAACAAAAGCGATGAgcaacgaaataataaatcacattACGATcgagatagaaaatttaaggCAAGCGACCAATAATATGGACAGGAAATTACAATTCCACGTCAATTTAGTCTCTGATCGTTTGGGAACCATTTATAACATGATGACAGACGTGCACGATGCGATATTAGTAAGAGGCACCACTAATACGCGATCACCGTTCAACATCACAACAACGACAACTACCGAACAACCTCCAAAGCAAAGTAAAATAGATCGACTCGTCGAGCAAATGTATCCAATGTTAACCGTTTCGGAAAAAATGGACGAAGTTTGGAATATTGTA GTTGGTACAAAAAGTTCCGTGGACGATCTTTTGCCAAAATCTGATGAATTACTTACACAAACGCAAAGACAAGAAAGGGCGATTAACGAAATTCATACGGATTTAAGATTGAAAACGAAcaagattattgaaaatttggaaGGAGTTGAGAATAGATTGCGGAAGCAGGAGGATGATGTTGCTAATTTTGCTCAGCGTCCAATTCCTGCAGAATTGCTGCTCGATCCCACGATCGATCGTCTAGTTGAATATGACTCGAACAG ATACGTTGGTCTCACCGATGACGTCCCAGGAGAAACAACGGTACCACCTGTGAATCCAACTACGATCGTTTCATCGGTGTCGATGTCCATTTCTTCCTCGACTTCGTCGAATACCGTGTCactcaataatttcaataattcgacCAATGTCACCGGTTTcgcaaatttctttaattctacCGCCAGCCCTGGAATATCGTCACCTTCGAGTTCACAACGATCCTCGTCCAAAAATCGTGGCGTTATATTTCCAAGTGTAAAAAACAAACCAAGTCCAGCAAATTCAACATTTAACACAGATGGATTTCTTAGTTACAAAGATGTTAAG GGTTACTCGTgcgttgatttattaaatgcaGGAATGAGAGATAGCGGTGTTTATTACCTTCAAATTCGCGGAACAACTTACTGGTTTCTCAAGGTTTATTGTGAACAAGATATTGCTGAAGGAGGTTGGACA gTCATTCAAAGAAGAGATGATTTTGGAGAGCcaagagaaaatttcaatcgagaTTGGGCGGATTATAAAAATGGTTTTGGTGATCCTGCTCGAGAGTTCTGGCTTggcaatgaaaatatatatatgttaacgAATAACGAAGATTACATGCTCAGAGTAGAACTTGAAGATTTTGAAGGTAACAAAag atatgcGCAATATTCTCACTTCAAAATCTATTCAGAAGcagaatattacaaattagaaattgatgGTTATGATGGAAATGCTGGTGATTCATTGAATGATCCTTGGTATGGTTCAAACAATAGTCCCTTCTCCACATATAACag GGATAATGATAGATCATCGTTGAATTGTGCTTCCATGTTGAAAGGTGGCTGGTGGTGGAAATCGTGCGGACGAGGATTAAATGGTCTTTATTTGAATGATCCTCAGGATTTAACTGCTCGACAAG GTATTGTATGGTTCCGTTGGAGAGGTTGGGATTATACTTTGAAACGTGCTACAATGATGATTAAACCGAAAGGACCAACAACAATAACGATATAG
- the LOC107999732 gene encoding uncharacterized protein LOC107999732 isoform X2 produces the protein MRRVEALDSRVNDNIDKTDAVITKLRTLDLKLFNSHTIEFPSTESAFSARTIDDKNDSEIRSGSKLQSIHQKRENPSSETLGEKLLSLDQKVSDIDNKLIDLKHQLDNNFLQNDDINAEASEKKPISMSVIEITKAMSNEIINHITIEIENLRQATNNMDRKLQFHVNLVSDRLGTIYNMMTDVHDAILVRGTTNTRSPFNITTTTTTEQPPKQSKIDRLVEQMYPMLTVSEKMDEVWNIVVGTKSSVDDLLPKSDELLTQTQRQERAINEIHTDLRLKTNKIIENLEGVENRLRKQEDDVANFAQRPIPAELLLDPTIDRLVEYDSNRYVGLTDDVPGETTVPPVNPTTIVSSVSMSISSSTSSNTVSLNNFNNSTNVTGFANFFNSTASPGISSPSSSQRSSSKNRGVIFPSVKNKPSPANSTFNTDGFLSYKDVKGYSCVDLLNAGMRDSGVYYLQIRGTTYWFLKVYCEQDIAEGGWTVIQRRDDFGEPRENFNRDWADYKNGFGDPAREFWLGNENIYMLTNNEDYMLRVELEDFEGNKRYAQYSHFKIYSEAEYYKLEIDGYDGNAGDSLNDPWYGSNNSPFSTYNRDNDRSSLNCASMLKGGWWWKSCGRGLNGLYLNDPQDLTARQGIVWFRWRGWDYTLKRATMMIKPKGPTTITI, from the exons ATGAGAAGAGTGGAAGCTTTGGATTCACGTGTCAatgataatatcgataaaactgATGCGGTTATTACGAAGTTAAGAACATTAGATCTAAAGCTTTTCAATTCTCATACAATTGAATTTCCTTCGACTGAATCTGCATTTTCGGCAAGAACGATCGATGATAAAAACGACAGTGAAATTAGAAGtg GCTCGAAATTGCAATCGATTCATCAAAAACGAGAAAATCCATCGTCGGAAACACTtggcgaaaaattattatcgctCGATCAAAAGGTATCGGacatagataataaattgatcgatttgAAACACCAattggataataattttttacaaaatgacGACATAAATGCTGAAGCCAGTGAAAAGAAGCCGATTAGCATGAGTGTAATCGAGATAACAAAAGCGATGAgcaacgaaataataaatcacattACGATcgagatagaaaatttaaggCAAGCGACCAATAATATGGACAGGAAATTACAATTCCACGTCAATTTAGTCTCTGATCGTTTGGGAACCATTTATAACATGATGACAGACGTGCACGATGCGATATTAGTAAGAGGCACCACTAATACGCGATCACCGTTCAACATCACAACAACGACAACTACCGAACAACCTCCAAAGCAAAGTAAAATAGATCGACTCGTCGAGCAAATGTATCCAATGTTAACCGTTTCGGAAAAAATGGACGAAGTTTGGAATATTGTA GTTGGTACAAAAAGTTCCGTGGACGATCTTTTGCCAAAATCTGATGAATTACTTACACAAACGCAAAGACAAGAAAGGGCGATTAACGAAATTCATACGGATTTAAGATTGAAAACGAAcaagattattgaaaatttggaaGGAGTTGAGAATAGATTGCGGAAGCAGGAGGATGATGTTGCTAATTTTGCTCAGCGTCCAATTCCTGCAGAATTGCTGCTCGATCCCACGATCGATCGTCTAGTTGAATATGACTCGAACAG ATACGTTGGTCTCACCGATGACGTCCCAGGAGAAACAACGGTACCACCTGTGAATCCAACTACGATCGTTTCATCGGTGTCGATGTCCATTTCTTCCTCGACTTCGTCGAATACCGTGTCactcaataatttcaataattcgacCAATGTCACCGGTTTcgcaaatttctttaattctacCGCCAGCCCTGGAATATCGTCACCTTCGAGTTCACAACGATCCTCGTCCAAAAATCGTGGCGTTATATTTCCAAGTGTAAAAAACAAACCAAGTCCAGCAAATTCAACATTTAACACAGATGGATTTCTTAGTTACAAAGATGTTAAG GGTTACTCGTgcgttgatttattaaatgcaGGAATGAGAGATAGCGGTGTTTATTACCTTCAAATTCGCGGAACAACTTACTGGTTTCTCAAGGTTTATTGTGAACAAGATATTGCTGAAGGAGGTTGGACA gTCATTCAAAGAAGAGATGATTTTGGAGAGCcaagagaaaatttcaatcgagaTTGGGCGGATTATAAAAATGGTTTTGGTGATCCTGCTCGAGAGTTCTGGCTTggcaatgaaaatatatatatgttaacgAATAACGAAGATTACATGCTCAGAGTAGAACTTGAAGATTTTGAAGGTAACAAAag atatgcGCAATATTCTCACTTCAAAATCTATTCAGAAGcagaatattacaaattagaaattgatgGTTATGATGGAAATGCTGGTGATTCATTGAATGATCCTTGGTATGGTTCAAACAATAGTCCCTTCTCCACATATAACag GGATAATGATAGATCATCGTTGAATTGTGCTTCCATGTTGAAAGGTGGCTGGTGGTGGAAATCGTGCGGACGAGGATTAAATGGTCTTTATTTGAATGATCCTCAGGATTTAACTGCTCGACAAG GTATTGTATGGTTCCGTTGGAGAGGTTGGGATTATACTTTGAAACGTGCTACAATGATGATTAAACCGAAAGGACCAACAACAATAACGATATAG